The proteins below are encoded in one region of Oryzias melastigma strain HK-1 linkage group LG7, ASM292280v2, whole genome shotgun sequence:
- the mrps25 gene encoding 28S ribosomal protein S25, mitochondrial, with amino-acid sequence MPMKGRFPIRRTLDYLQKGDIIFKNRVKVMTVNYNTQGELSDGARKFVFFNVPQIQYKNPWVQIMMFKNMTPSPFLKFYLDDGEQVLVDVEGKDHKQISQHVKKILGKSEDVLHAEAQARMQASNPANFGPKKYCLRECICEVDGQVPCPGTTPLPKEMTGKYRTKMAESQE; translated from the exons ATGCCTATGAAAGGGAGGTTTCCGATCAGGAGGACACTTGACTACCTCCAGAAAGGTgacattattttcaaaaacagagTGAAGGTTATGACGGTAAATTATAACACACAAGGAGAGCTCAGCGATGGAGCAAG aaaGTTTGTGTTCTTCAATGTCCCTCAGATTCAGTACAAAAACCCTTGGGTCCAAATAATGATGTTCAAAAACATGACGCCTTCACCCTTTCTGAAGTTCTACCTGG ATGATGGTGAGCAGGTGCTGGTGGATGTGGAGGGGAAGGACCACAAGCAAATTTCACAGCATGTTAAGAAGATTTTGGGTAAATCAGA AGATGTGTTACACGCTGAGGCTCAGGCCAGGATGCAGGCCTCCAACCCGGCAAACTTTGGCCCGAAGAAGTATTGTCTGAGGGAGTGCATCTGTGAGGTGGATGGGCAGGTGCCGTGTCCCGGCACAACCCCGCTCCCCAAAGAGATGACTGGCAAATATCGTACTAAGATGGCCGAGTCACAGGAATAA
- the LOC112159295 gene encoding rabenosyn-5, with protein sequence MASSYPPPFEGTGEVKEGFLCPLCLKDLQSFYQLQGHYEEEHSGDDRHVRGQLKSLVQKAKKAKDKLLKRDGEDRPDTGSYESFYYGGVDPYMWEPQELGATRSHLDVFKKHRAARIDHYVIEVNKLIIRLEKLTSFDRVSSDSAKIRAIEKSVVSWVNDSDVPFCPDCGNKFNIRNRRHHCRLCGSIMCRRCMEFVPLPLAQKLINGTREALCVPGSPGQSQTLPAGGGSSGMGSRRGSISSLSSVTSMLEEKDDEKIRCCHHCMDTLLKKQQKLDEKDHIPDIVKLYERLRMCMTKVDEKAPDYIRMAESLNAGETTYNLDTAGGLRLEVQKYYELIDALSKKILTLGLKDEPQPHPKALQLQKMIRYSATLFVQEKLLGLMSLPTKEKYEELKQKRKQEQERRLQQERLAAQEALKRRQESEKISSPANGELPQSQRAPRMTKAGGWLPSAESVHSQSELEDPLLQQIQNIQSFLRQAREAQKADEVAMLEENLRQLQDEYDQQQTCIAIALSEKLAKEESLQQGELQRLEAQELEDRRQWGYTVSSTQPSINWEPSLDISHAGGCQEDEDTTEEVLTPKAETSALAVMAFPTLTSQEDSPPRLRSLGGHITPPGGDTKSSSPLNPFEEEELTPTEEDSSNPFFEDIKKERSEVTNGKSEYNPFDEDADSERKLADAALGNPFEEDDADASNPFTEPPGNSPDVSTNPFDGEDDEDLPDVDMIEEELLLQQIDNIRAYIFDAKLNGRLDEVELLSENLRELQHTLQEQKKNKH encoded by the exons ATGGCCTCCAGCTACCCACCTCCCTTTGAGGGCACAGGTGAAGTCAAAGAGGGCTTTCTGTGCCCGTTGTGCTTGAAGGACCTGCAGTCATTCTACCAGCTCCAGGGCCACTATGAGGAGGAGCACTCTGGGGATGACCGGCACGTCCGAGGCCAGCTTAAAA GTTTGGttcaaaaggcaaaaaaagccaaagataAACTTTTGAAGAGAGATGGAGAGGACAGACCCGACACCGGTAGTTATGAGTCTTTCTACTATGGTGGAGTGGATCCTTATATGTGGGAGCCTCAGGAACTGG GAGCAACAAGAAGTCACCTGGATGTCTTTAAGAAACATCGTGCCGCCAGAATAGATCACTATGTCATTGAAGTCAACAAGCTCATCATCAGATTAGAGAAG TTGACGTCATTTGACAGAGTCAGCTCAGATTCTGCTAAAATCAGAG CAATCGAGAAGTCTGTGGTGTCGTGGGTAAATGACTCGGATGTCCCATTCTGCCCCGACTGCGGAAACAAATTCAACATCCGCAACAGGCGGCACCACTGTCGCCTCTGTGGCTCCATCATGTGCAGACGATGCATGGAGTTCGTCCCCCTTCCTTTGGCCC AGAAGCTCATTAACGGGACTCGGGAGGCTCTGTGTGTCCCTGGAAGTCCCGGGCAGTCCCAGACTCTCCCTGCAGGAGGTGGCAGCAGTGGTATGGGCTCACGCAGAGGCAGCATCAGCAGCTTAAGCAGTGTAACCTCAATGCTGGAGGAAAAGGACGACGAAAAGATCCGCTGCTGCCACCACTGTATGGACACGCTGCTGAAGAAACAGCAAAAGTTAGACGAGAAGGACCACATTCCAGACATAGTCAAACTTTACGAG agGTTGAGGATGTGCATGACGAAGGTGGACGAAAAGGCTCCTGACTATATTCGAATGGCTGAATCTCTTAA TGCCGGAGAAACAACATACAACCTGGATACTGCTGGTGGACTGAGACTGGAAGTGCAGAAATACTACGAGCTAATCGATGCTTTGAG TAAGAAGATTTTAACACTTGGGCTTAAAGATGAGCCGCAGCCACACCCAAAGGCACTACAGCTCCAGAAGATGATCCGCTACTCCGCTACACTGTTCGTCCAG GAGAAACTTTTGGGCCTGATGTCTTTACCCACTAAGGAGAAATATGAAGAGctgaaacaaaagaggaaacaaGAACAGGAGCGGAGACTCCAGCAAGAGAGGCTG GCCGCCCAGGAGGCTCTAAAGAGGAGACAGGAGTCTGAAAAGATCAGTTCTCCTGCCAATGGAGAGCTGCCTCAGTCCCAGAGAGCCCCGCGCATGACTAAAGCCGGCGGTTGGTTGCCCTCCGCGGAGTCCGTCCATTCACAGAGCGAGCTGGAAGACCCTCTTCTGCAGCAGATCCAGAACATTCAGTCATTCCTACGTCAGGCGCGTGAGGCCCAGAAAGCCGATGAGGTCGCCATGTTGGAGGAGAACCTGCGTCAGCTGCAAGATGAATACGACCAGCAGCAGACCTGCATTGCCATCGCGCTCTCGGAGAAGCTGGCTAAAGAGGAAAGCTTGCAGCAAGGAGAGCTCCAGCGCCTTGAGGCCCAGGAACTGGAGGATAGGAGGCAGTGGGGTTACACCGTCAGCTCCACCCAGCCCTCCATCAACTGGGAGCCTTCGTTGGATATCAGCCACGCTGGAGGCTGCCAGGAAGACGAGGACACGACAGAAGAGGTCTTAACTCCTAAAGCTGAAACAAGTGCCCTTGCCGTCATGGCGTTCCCAACTCTAACATCCCAGGAGGACTCCCCGCCCAGACTGAGGAGCCTGGGAGGCCATATAACTCCCCCTGGTGGTGACACCAAAAGCAGCAGCCCTCTAAACCCTTTCGAAGAAGAGGAGCTGACTCCCACTGAGGAGGACTCATCCAACCCCTTCTTTGAGGACATTAAGAAGGAGCGCAGCGAGGTAACAAACGGCAAGAGCGAATACAACCCGTTTGACGAGGATGCAGATTCAGAGCGGAAATTGGCCGATGCTGCACTGGGGAACCCTTTCGAGGAGGACGACGCAGACGCGAGTAACCCTTTCACGGAGCCGCCCGGGAACTCGCCCGACGTCTCCACCAATCCTTTCGACGGGGAAGACGACGAGGATTTGCCCGACGTGGACATGATAGAagaagagctgctgctgcagcagatcgACAATATTAGGGCCTACATCTTTGACGCAAAGCTCAACGGCCGTCTTGACGAAGTGGAGCTCCTGTCAGAAAACCTGAGAGAGCTGCAGCACACtctgcaggagcagaagaaaaataagcacTGA